The Aedes albopictus strain Foshan unplaced genomic scaffold, AalbF5 HiC_scaffold_506, whole genome shotgun sequence genome segment GGCGcggccgaaaatttttttcaccgcaaagcgctttatactgaaaatttgttccacaaattttggctctgggggagttttaaccctaaaacccccgcgtggctacgccagtggacGTATGGATGACTTCTCCTAGCAAGGATATACATTTTATTCGATCTGTAATACCTTACTGTGATAATGCCTACAGTTAGCAAGTGGAATCATTTGATTCATAGTTATGTAACACACTGGAATATGGCATATTTATTAAATAGGGGgacgccacaatagatcaacaaATGGTCGCAGTGAaaaatgtacccaacaggaaaaaaaaaaacataaataatttgGTTCCATGCTATCGAAAGAGGTTTTCTCGCTTTTTAATCTTTCTGGTTTAAGGTgaagacacagacaaacagacgtaacaccttgaacgattttcatggaaatccatcgcgcccagttcacactaccatcacctggtggaaaagttgcacgaatcactgtgttgtgtaatatcgtcaatagaaggcgctagtgttaaacgtcaaacgcatagaaaaacgatacgcgcgcctctggttgtgaaagccacaactatgaaaattcaaaatgatcgttaaaagcgtggtcgatggaaatttcgcaagtggtTCGCGCTGAAAagctgatcgattggtcaccaccaacgAGTAACCGTTGTTTGGTTCTTCCGATTTGTTCTCTTGAAAATTTAAGGTGTGGTTTCATAATACCTTCACTTTAATTTGAAAGAGATTTAAATGAAAGGTATAATTAAAAAAACGTCCTAATAGAGTTTCCAGTTGATAACAATCTCCATTTTTTTAGTCATCGTACATGCCATAAGAACcattacaataaaaaaatgtgccaacattgtcaatgtcgcttacTGCAGAATAACGATAGGATAGGAACTGATCACATACTACACTATCTTTTATTATCTATTCAAGCTAACGCCTACATACTTATCAATCTATCGAAAAACAGTTCTGAAATAGGCCAAGGTACGCAAAATTTACTTTActtattaattttattttaatctcAAAAAATTACAAATAGCTTAACTTACAAAGCTAACGTTTATCGGTTACTTTTGTTTCAACTAACTAGTCAGTCATGTCACAGAACATCACCACAACCACCATCGTCGTCAATTAATCATCGTAGCTGCTCTGAAGCACTTGACCCAGCCGCTCCACAAACAATCCCGTCTCGATGAACGTACAGTTGGCTACCTGAACGAACGAGGAAGCCTGGCAGTGCGTTTTGCCAAAGGACCTCAGTGCCGGAAAACTCACGACCAACTTCTGTACACTGCTAGCTGCTCTGTCCCAGCTGTACCAAACTCCGACGCATGCCATCACCAGTAGCAGCAACCACCCCAAGTACCAGCAACATCCCCTTTCGATGTATTCGTCATCGTCGGCGAAGCCTCTTCTAGCGTTGTTCCGCTGAACTCCCAAGAATACAGCATGTGCCCGGTGATCCGGACCCCAAGGATTCCGTGCGGCGTGATACTCCCGTATGGCATTGCGAATGTCCGTAGCCCTTTGCTGTTTGTGCGAAATTAGGGGATCCATCCTGTTTTTGTTGTTTCGTTCCTGTGCGAACAAACAGTGCGTTCCACGAACGGTGACTTCATAGACGATACTGCACGACGGCAAACATCACTACACAA includes the following:
- the LOC109419651 gene encoding uncharacterized protein LOC109419651, with protein sequence MDPLISHKQQRATDIRNAIREYHAARNPWGPDHRAHAVFLGVQRNNARRGFADDDEYIERGCCWYLGWLLLLVMACVGVWYSWDRAASSVQKLVVSFPALRSFGKTHCQASSFVQVANCTFIETGLFVERLGQVLQSSYDD